A window of the Pseudoliparis swirei isolate HS2019 ecotype Mariana Trench chromosome 13, NWPU_hadal_v1, whole genome shotgun sequence genome harbors these coding sequences:
- the arf2b gene encoding ADP-ribosylation factor 2b, which translates to MGNVFTNLFKGLFGKKEMRILMVGLDAAGKTTILYKLKLGEIVTTIPTIGFNVETVEYKNISFTVWDVGGQDKIRPLWRHYFQNTQGLIFVVDSNDRERVNEAREELSRMLAEDELRDAVLLVFANKQDLPNAMNAAEITDKLGLHALRQRNWYIQATCATSGDGLYEGLDWLSNQLKNQK; encoded by the exons ATGGGGAATGTATTCACAAACTTATTCAAAGGCCTGTTTGGCAAAAAGGAGATGAGGATTCTTATGGTCGGGCTCGATGCTGCTGGAAAAACAACCATCCTCTACAAACTGAAGCTCGGAGAGATCGTCACCACCATCCCCACCATCG GTTTTAATGTTGAAACTGTAGAATACAAGAACATCAGCTTCACGGTGTGGGACGTGGGCGGTCAGGACAAAATCAGGCCGCTGTGGCGCCACTACTTCCAGAACACTcaag GGCTCATCTTCGTGGTGGACAGCAACGACCGGGAGCGCGTGAACGAGGCGAGGGAGGAGCTCTCCAGAATGCTCGCCGAGGACGAGCTCAGAGACGCCGTGCTGCTCGTTTTCGCAAATAAACAG gatctCCCCAACGCGATGAACGCCGCCGAGATCACAGACAAGCTGGGCCTGCACGCCCTGCGCCAGCGCAACTGGTACATCCAGGCCACCTGCGCCACCAGCGGGGACGGGCTGTACGAGGGCCTGGACTGGCTCTCCAACCAGCTGAAGAACCAGAAATGA